The Iamia majanohamensis genome window below encodes:
- a CDS encoding type II toxin-antitoxin system RatA family toxin, with translation MPRIEVTRRVPVPVEQAFALSQSQGEVRYAWDPFVREQRLLDGADRPARGVRTRTRSRHGLTMVSEYTSFRAPTQVGMKMVEGPWFFSAFGGGWSFAAAGPEATDATWRYTFTVRPSWLAPVADRIGRRLLGRDIERRLAGFARGCADAELVARAQAQLASP, from the coding sequence GTGCCACGCATCGAGGTGACCCGGCGGGTCCCGGTCCCGGTCGAGCAGGCCTTCGCCCTGTCCCAGAGCCAGGGGGAGGTCCGCTACGCGTGGGACCCGTTCGTGCGGGAGCAGCGCCTGCTCGACGGGGCCGACCGCCCCGCCCGCGGCGTGCGCACGCGCACCCGGTCGCGCCACGGCCTGACGATGGTGAGCGAGTACACCTCGTTCCGGGCCCCCACCCAGGTGGGGATGAAGATGGTCGAGGGGCCCTGGTTCTTCTCGGCCTTCGGGGGCGGGTGGTCCTTCGCCGCCGCCGGCCCCGAGGCGACCGACGCCACCTGGCGCTACACCTTCACTGTGCGCCCGTCGTGGCTGGCCCCGGTGGCCGACCGCATCGGGCGCCGGCTGCTCGGGCGCGACATCGAGCGGCGCCTGGCCGGCTTCGCCAGGGGCTGCGCCGACGCCGAGCTGGTGGCCCGGGCCCAGGCCCAGCTGGCGTCGCCCTGA
- a CDS encoding AMP-binding protein encodes MDLHPATLWEAISDAVPDRLALVQGPTRRTWADLDRRAARLAGALAAEGLGAGSRVGILLHNCPEYLEAYVAALKLRAVPFNVNHRYTAEEVAYLLGNADADALVHHASLSSVAAAAAARAGRPGMLVEVEDGGPHHDGSARYEEVLLAADPAPRIRRDPDDVTMSYTGGTTGMPKGVVSRVGPPLTYLLQAVPPLMGRGPVALDDAPAFAASLEGTPDLMVSLPAPPLMHSTGMGIGALPALATGGTVVLLEHRHLDAHHLWDTVEAEGVNAITVVGDPFARPMLAALDEHPGRDLHRVRTISSSGAMFSAEVKAGLHRHLPQVVILDLIASTEGTMGMSIATADHPADTARFRPAPGVVVLGEDGHPLPPGSDEVGLVALPGGADRYHKDEARTASTFRVIDGTRYTVPGDLATIDADGTLSLRGRGLSCINTAGEKVYPEEVEEALKSVGGVADALVFGVDDERFGQAVAAVVSAPPGATVDVDVVLAAARQHLAGYKLPRTVVVVDRVPRTDVGKPDYPMARQLHAAAGRSA; translated from the coding sequence GTGGACCTGCACCCCGCCACCCTCTGGGAGGCGATCAGCGACGCCGTCCCCGACCGGCTGGCCCTGGTGCAGGGGCCGACCCGCCGCACCTGGGCCGACCTCGACCGCCGGGCCGCCCGCCTCGCCGGGGCGCTGGCGGCCGAGGGCCTCGGGGCGGGGTCCCGCGTCGGGATCCTGCTCCACAACTGCCCGGAGTACCTCGAGGCCTACGTGGCCGCCCTCAAGCTGCGGGCCGTGCCGTTCAACGTGAACCACCGCTACACGGCCGAGGAGGTCGCCTACCTGCTCGGCAACGCCGACGCCGACGCCCTCGTCCACCACGCCTCGCTCTCGTCGGTCGCGGCCGCCGCCGCGGCCCGGGCCGGGAGGCCGGGGATGCTGGTCGAGGTCGAGGACGGCGGGCCGCACCACGACGGCAGCGCCCGCTACGAGGAGGTCCTGCTCGCGGCCGACCCCGCGCCCCGCATCCGGCGGGACCCCGACGACGTCACCATGTCCTACACGGGCGGCACCACCGGGATGCCCAAGGGCGTGGTCTCCCGGGTCGGCCCCCCGCTCACCTACCTCCTGCAGGCGGTCCCGCCCCTCATGGGCCGCGGCCCGGTGGCCCTCGACGACGCCCCCGCCTTCGCCGCCTCGCTGGAGGGCACGCCGGACCTGATGGTGTCGCTGCCGGCGCCGCCGCTGATGCACAGCACCGGGATGGGCATCGGCGCCCTCCCCGCCCTGGCCACCGGGGGCACGGTGGTCCTGCTCGAGCACCGCCACCTCGACGCCCACCACCTGTGGGACACGGTGGAGGCCGAGGGGGTCAACGCCATCACCGTGGTGGGCGACCCCTTCGCCCGCCCCATGCTGGCGGCCCTCGACGAGCACCCCGGCCGCGACCTCCACCGGGTGCGGACCATCTCCTCGTCGGGGGCCATGTTCTCGGCCGAGGTGAAGGCCGGGCTGCACCGCCACCTGCCCCAGGTGGTGATCCTCGACCTGATCGCCTCCACCGAGGGCACCATGGGCATGTCGATCGCGACCGCCGACCACCCGGCGGACACAGCCCGGTTCCGACCCGCGCCCGGCGTCGTGGTCCTCGGTGAGGACGGCCACCCCCTGCCCCCCGGGTCCGACGAGGTCGGACTGGTCGCGCTCCCCGGCGGGGCCGACCGCTACCACAAGGACGAGGCCCGCACGGCGTCCACCTTCCGGGTCATCGACGGCACCCGGTACACGGTGCCCGGCGACCTGGCCACCATCGACGCCGACGGCACCCTCTCGCTCCGGGGCCGGGGCCTGTCGTGCATCAACACGGCGGGGGAGAAGGTGTACCCCGAGGAGGTCGAGGAGGCGCTGAAGTCCGTGGGCGGCGTGGCCGACGCCCTCGTGTTCGGCGTCGACGACGAGCGCTTCGGCCAGGCCGTGGCCGCGGTGGTCTCGGCCCCGCCGGGCGCGACCGTGGACGTCGACGTCGTCCTGGCCGCGGCGCGCCAGCACCTCGCCGGCTACAAGCTGCCCCGCACCGTGGTCGTGGTCGACCGCGTGCCCCGGACCGACGTGGGCAAGCCCGACTACCCCATGGCCCGGCAGCTGCACGCCGCCGCGGGCCGGTCGGCCTGA
- a CDS encoding acyl-CoA thioesterase/bile acid-CoA:amino acid N-acyltransferase family protein, which yields MTTDGGGAVATVAPDDTSTTASGAGAALGSAVAFVVGFLPWIVYWILVGNASFVVAVSVALALAVVVNLVALVRRRPLMVLEVGSAISFAVFLVLALTLPDATLERWIQPLGNFGLFAVVVVSVLIGRPFTEQYARQSTPPELWDEPGFVYVCRLLAWVWVGAMGFMAAVAAIPPLVDGDATVRDDGDALSVVCYWVLPFVALGLGMLFTTRFPDWFGEAAGGPPAEGTPAAPLPLDHDHDRAATSAARLVLTPDDALADSGVDIAVTGLAPGAQVEVGAETVDVAGHRWRSRATFTASSAGAVDLATDAPTAGDWTGVDPTGPLWSMRFATDDATPDIFLPSTEPTATLVTATSGATALQATLVRRTASPDVAVAEVREPGIVGRLFLPEGGTALPGVVLFPGSEGGLDSQGANAALLAAHGCAALVVATFAGDGPDLAGLEHQLARIPLERFADPIRWLAAHPQVDADRVTAMAISRGAEGLLAAASRIPDLPLRLVVGVSPSSLTWVGLGDEGSLPDTPAWTLGGEDLPALGTDDTALFAEMARQAVRRRGRARRHGPAVLHMAVAYGPRLDHPDAEGAAAIRSEDIAAPLLLVAGGADEMWPSATMARRLAARRGRPDDVVVEHPDAGHLIRLGCWPTTVGEVGGIALGGDGPGLARAQADLTARVVAAVTAPAGG from the coding sequence GTGACAACAGACGGCGGGGGCGCGGTGGCAACGGTTGCGCCCGACGACACCTCCACGACGGCCTCCGGCGCGGGTGCCGCCCTCGGGAGCGCAGTGGCCTTCGTCGTCGGCTTCCTGCCCTGGATCGTGTACTGGATCCTGGTCGGCAACGCCTCGTTCGTGGTGGCCGTGTCGGTGGCCCTCGCGCTCGCCGTGGTCGTCAACCTCGTGGCCCTGGTCCGCCGCCGGCCCCTCATGGTGCTGGAGGTGGGCTCGGCGATCAGCTTCGCCGTGTTCCTCGTCCTTGCCCTGACCCTGCCCGACGCCACCCTCGAGCGCTGGATCCAACCGCTGGGCAACTTCGGCCTGTTCGCCGTCGTGGTGGTCTCGGTGCTCATCGGCCGGCCCTTCACCGAGCAGTACGCCCGCCAGTCGACGCCCCCCGAGCTGTGGGACGAGCCCGGCTTCGTCTACGTCTGCCGCCTGCTGGCCTGGGTGTGGGTCGGGGCCATGGGCTTCATGGCCGCGGTGGCCGCCATCCCGCCCCTCGTCGACGGGGACGCCACCGTCCGCGACGACGGCGACGCCCTCTCGGTCGTCTGCTACTGGGTGCTGCCCTTCGTGGCCCTCGGGCTGGGAATGCTCTTCACGACCCGCTTCCCGGACTGGTTCGGCGAGGCCGCGGGCGGGCCTCCCGCGGAGGGGACCCCGGCCGCGCCCCTCCCGCTCGACCACGACCACGACCGGGCCGCGACCAGCGCCGCGCGCCTCGTGCTCACGCCCGACGACGCCCTCGCCGACTCGGGCGTCGACATCGCCGTCACCGGCCTGGCCCCGGGCGCCCAGGTCGAGGTCGGCGCCGAGACCGTCGACGTGGCCGGCCACCGCTGGCGGTCGCGGGCGACCTTCACCGCCTCGTCGGCCGGTGCGGTGGACCTGGCCACCGACGCGCCCACCGCCGGGGACTGGACCGGGGTGGACCCCACTGGGCCGCTGTGGTCCATGCGCTTCGCCACCGACGACGCCACCCCCGACATCTTCCTCCCCTCGACCGAGCCCACCGCCACCCTCGTCACCGCCACGTCCGGGGCCACCGCCCTGCAGGCCACCCTCGTGCGCCGCACCGCCTCCCCCGACGTGGCCGTGGCCGAGGTCCGGGAGCCGGGCATCGTCGGGCGGCTCTTCCTGCCCGAGGGGGGCACGGCCCTGCCCGGCGTCGTCCTCTTCCCGGGCTCGGAGGGAGGCCTCGACTCCCAGGGGGCCAACGCCGCCCTCCTCGCGGCCCACGGGTGCGCCGCCCTGGTGGTCGCCACCTTCGCCGGCGACGGACCCGACCTCGCCGGCCTCGAGCACCAGCTGGCCCGGATCCCCCTGGAGCGCTTCGCCGACCCGATCCGGTGGCTGGCCGCCCACCCGCAGGTCGACGCCGACCGGGTCACCGCCATGGCCATCTCGCGCGGGGCCGAGGGGCTCCTGGCCGCGGCCTCCCGCATCCCCGACCTCCCGCTGCGACTGGTCGTCGGCGTCTCGCCGTCGTCGCTCACGTGGGTCGGCCTGGGCGACGAGGGCTCGCTCCCGGACACCCCGGCCTGGACCCTGGGCGGCGAGGACCTCCCCGCCCTGGGGACCGACGACACCGCCCTCTTCGCCGAGATGGCCCGCCAGGCCGTGCGCCGTCGGGGTCGCGCCCGCCGCCACGGCCCGGCGGTGCTGCACATGGCCGTCGCCTACGGCCCCCGCCTCGACCACCCCGACGCCGAGGGGGCGGCGGCCATCCGGTCCGAGGACATCGCCGCGCCCCTCCTGCTCGTGGCCGGCGGGGCCGACGAGATGTGGCCCTCGGCCACCATGGCCCGCCGCCTGGCGGCCCGCCGGGGACGCCCCGACGACGTCGTGGTCGAGCACCCCGACGCGGGGCACCTGATCCGACTGGGGTGCTGGCCGACGACGGTGGGCGAGGTCGGCGGCATCGCCCTCGGCGGCGACGGGCCCGGCCTGGCCCGGGCCCAGGCCGACCTCACGGCGCGGGTCGTCGCCGCCGTCACCGCCCCCGCCGGGGGCTGA
- a CDS encoding GNAT family N-acetyltransferase: MGEVVVRGYAGDDRDAVRRICWETGYMGDPVAWQWADRESFADLFTGWYTDHEPGSARVAELDGRVVGYLLGCRDSRRVRSPGATVARHLVARGLLVRPGTAPVLWRSLGDVARGAVRGEGLPAAFVDDRWPAHLHIDLLPEARSQGVGEALVAGWLNDLAVDDVAGCHLETWAENDGAIAFFRHMGFAPRGRPTPMPGLRSPEGHRHHSQLMVRSLRDGPAPPGGAPPGRRARPPTESDDPGP, encoded by the coding sequence GTGGGCGAGGTGGTGGTGAGGGGCTACGCGGGCGACGACCGCGACGCGGTCCGGCGCATCTGCTGGGAGACCGGCTACATGGGTGACCCCGTGGCCTGGCAGTGGGCCGACCGGGAGAGCTTCGCCGACCTGTTCACCGGCTGGTACACCGACCACGAGCCCGGGTCGGCCCGGGTCGCCGAGCTCGACGGCCGGGTGGTCGGCTACCTGCTCGGCTGCCGCGACTCCCGCCGGGTCCGCTCCCCCGGCGCCACGGTGGCCCGCCACCTGGTGGCCCGAGGCCTGCTGGTCCGGCCCGGCACCGCCCCGGTGCTGTGGCGCTCGCTCGGCGACGTCGCCCGGGGGGCCGTGCGCGGCGAGGGCCTGCCGGCGGCGTTCGTCGACGACCGCTGGCCCGCCCACCTCCACATCGACCTGCTGCCCGAGGCACGCTCCCAGGGGGTGGGTGAGGCCCTGGTGGCCGGCTGGCTGAACGACCTGGCCGTCGACGACGTGGCCGGCTGCCACCTCGAGACCTGGGCCGAGAACGACGGGGCCATCGCCTTCTTCCGCCACATGGGCTTCGCTCCTCGGGGCCGACCGACGCCGATGCCCGGTCTCCGCTCCCCCGAGGGCCACCGCCACCACAGCCAGCTCATGGTGCGCTCGCTGCGCGACGGACCGGCACCGCCGGGCGGGGCGCCGCCGGGTCGCCGAGCCCGTCCTCCGACCGAGAGCGACGACCCGGGCCCATGA
- a CDS encoding glycerophosphodiester phosphodiesterase, whose product MSDATTSPSTEATPTSTEAAGPDDPDAPVVIGHRGASADAPEHTFPSYDLALEQGADYIEQDLQMTADGVLVVLHDDVLRRTARGPEGSCTGPVAEKTLDQLRYCEVGSWFEEADPDQVDAAFADLAIPTMEEVLDRYGPDVRYYIEIKAPDPDADMEEALLALLEDAGLGSPEDGSRQVLVQSFSADSLRRLRSLRPELPLVQLTRAGEPLDAAALDQIAEYAVGVGPAAADVDAELVEAGHARCLVVHPYTVDDPAEMTALLDLGVDGMFTNTPDTLVDAREDHPAPLDPEGCAEADGSS is encoded by the coding sequence GTGAGCGATGCGACCACGTCGCCGTCGACCGAGGCCACCCCGACCTCCACCGAGGCGGCGGGACCCGACGATCCCGACGCTCCGGTGGTCATCGGCCACCGCGGTGCCTCGGCCGACGCCCCCGAGCACACCTTCCCGTCCTACGACCTGGCCCTCGAGCAGGGCGCCGACTACATCGAGCAGGACCTCCAGATGACCGCCGACGGGGTGCTGGTGGTGCTCCACGACGACGTGCTCCGGCGCACCGCCAGGGGCCCCGAGGGGTCGTGCACCGGGCCGGTGGCCGAGAAGACCCTCGACCAGCTGCGCTACTGCGAAGTCGGCTCCTGGTTCGAGGAGGCCGACCCCGACCAGGTCGACGCCGCCTTCGCCGACCTCGCCATCCCGACCATGGAGGAGGTGCTCGACCGCTACGGCCCCGACGTGCGCTACTACATCGAGATCAAGGCGCCCGACCCCGACGCCGACATGGAGGAGGCCCTCCTCGCCCTGCTCGAGGACGCCGGACTGGGCTCGCCCGAGGACGGATCCCGCCAGGTGCTGGTGCAGTCCTTCAGCGCCGACAGCCTGCGCCGCCTCCGGTCGCTGCGCCCCGAGCTCCCCCTCGTCCAGCTGACCCGAGCCGGGGAGCCGCTGGACGCGGCCGCTCTCGACCAGATCGCCGAGTACGCGGTCGGCGTCGGCCCCGCCGCGGCCGACGTGGACGCCGAGCTGGTGGAGGCGGGCCACGCCCGCTGCCTGGTGGTCCACCCGTACACCGTCGACGACCCGGCGGAGATGACCGCCCTCCTCGACCTCGGCGTGGACGGCATGTTCACCAACACCCCCGACACGCTCGTCGACGCGAGGGAGGACCACCCCGCCCCCCTCGACCCCGAGGGCTGCGCCGAGGCCGACGGCTCCTCCTGA
- a CDS encoding DUF7507 domain-containing protein, whose product MRHPLRSLVAALAAAAIVVPAPVARVGAAPPTPTPRAVAPLDNPTVDDSCGIDVTLLLDASGSIGSSEDEVRGAGEAFLDALADTSSTARVLDFGTVARETAPATLVTSESVAPGGVHRQALDAYYHPKPPLQPGVTGHRYSGGDPQSESSYRTGSDPQYTNWDQALDLAGDEPDELVVFLTDGEPTALDSDQPGDPFHSAGQDPPDVRYGTDGSSAARDLTLDRAVEEANAAKLGGARVLAVGAGSAFTSSDAVTRLKAVSGPQVAYDAQDITDLNSVDVALIEDFDELAVALRRVVTQLCSPSLTIRKLAQTPDDPAYQPAEGWDMTVEPVVSTAEDPPYRWILPTAGAPVGPQSATTDDDGFAGFQWEPDPATSSSVATVTEAVEPGYVPRDYSCQSKQGDGTVTTTEGPLDPDDPTFALPVGPESIVTCTLRNDFTYEPGIAITKVNDPPLVRGDGGGETVTSTYEVSNTGNAPMALTTPVDDRCAGVTYVSGDVPPTNSLLDVDETWTYTCDRVVQSALTDQPVNVVNTVTVAGRDPEGTLRTATAQDDVDVITPDIVIDKSVDQTVVLPGTPVTYTYAVRTDGNVGLTGVAPTDDTCAPLTYQAGDGGTVGSLEPGEVWTYTCGATIDVETLNTVTVEGTPPRGAVVQDSDTALVRVDDPDLRLTKDVSDDQVFPGTPVDYTFVVTNPSQSILEPVPDRAGFVQDDRCPPVYDSGDVGDDEILGPGESWTYRCDGVAIGDDTLNIARVDAYDAEVDVTLTRRAAALVEVLTPQIAIQKVVSDPVIYSGDDVTYTYEVTNPGATDIDGTFVTDDRCAPVTYTGGDDGDGLLQPGELWTYECTATLTKGDPSGPPETVVNTADVVGTATLDGVTGRQVTDRDTAEVLLIEPVLTLVKEADATEVRVGRPVTWTVTITNTGDSPLVYLAEADTDCNPLTYQSGDVGDDGVADVGEAWVYTCTEPLFEDRTNTAGVIGLDVLGGTLVASDPATVTVYDADIDLEKSVDPQLLPEGEVATYTFVVTNPGTDPLTDVGIADTDCDPLTFQSGDDGGDGVLTPGEVWTYTCTATIDTAGVNVAVVLGRDHLGLPVVAGSAAAVVPYRAGIAVQKSAEPTALVGSGEVTYSYAVTNTGDVPLADVVDQITDDTCAPVTYVGGDDDGNGLLTGEGDLFETGPPETWTFTCATTVDRDTTNTVTVTGDPVRPEAGGLTPLGPAVTASDTATVVVTVPPTTPPTDPTDPTDPDGPRPPAVDPAGGDRPVGPAAVGLTDLRGDGPGDVGSDTSPSGSPGALALTGAGLARLLALALALGLGGLVALRARRRLAGG is encoded by the coding sequence GTGCGCCATCCCCTCCGGTCCCTCGTCGCCGCCCTGGCGGCGGCAGCCATCGTGGTCCCCGCCCCCGTGGCGAGAGTGGGCGCGGCCCCGCCGACCCCGACGCCGCGTGCCGTGGCACCCCTCGACAACCCGACGGTCGACGACTCCTGCGGGATCGACGTCACCCTCCTGCTCGACGCCTCCGGCTCCATCGGCTCCTCGGAGGACGAGGTGCGGGGGGCCGGCGAGGCCTTCCTCGACGCCCTCGCCGACACCAGCTCCACCGCCCGCGTGCTCGACTTCGGCACCGTCGCACGCGAGACCGCGCCGGCGACGCTGGTCACCAGCGAGAGCGTCGCCCCCGGAGGGGTGCACCGCCAGGCCCTCGACGCCTACTACCACCCGAAGCCGCCGCTGCAGCCCGGGGTGACGGGCCACCGCTACTCGGGCGGCGACCCGCAGTCGGAGTCCAGCTACCGCACGGGCTCGGACCCGCAGTACACGAACTGGGACCAGGCCCTCGACCTGGCCGGCGACGAGCCCGACGAGCTGGTCGTCTTCCTCACCGACGGGGAGCCGACGGCCCTCGACTCCGACCAGCCCGGCGACCCCTTCCACTCCGCCGGCCAGGACCCGCCCGACGTCCGCTACGGCACCGACGGGAGCAGCGCCGCCCGCGACCTGACCCTCGACCGGGCGGTGGAGGAGGCCAACGCAGCCAAGCTGGGTGGCGCCCGGGTCCTCGCGGTGGGCGCCGGCAGTGCGTTCACGTCGAGCGATGCGGTCACCCGCCTGAAGGCCGTCTCGGGCCCCCAGGTCGCCTACGACGCCCAGGACATCACCGACCTGAACAGCGTCGACGTGGCCCTCATCGAGGACTTCGACGAGCTGGCGGTGGCGCTGCGCCGGGTGGTCACCCAGCTGTGCTCGCCCTCGCTCACCATCCGCAAGCTGGCCCAGACCCCCGACGACCCCGCCTACCAGCCGGCCGAGGGGTGGGACATGACCGTCGAGCCCGTCGTCAGCACCGCCGAGGACCCGCCCTACCGCTGGATCCTGCCGACGGCCGGTGCCCCCGTGGGCCCGCAGTCGGCGACCACCGACGATGATGGCTTCGCCGGGTTCCAGTGGGAGCCGGACCCGGCCACGTCCTCGTCGGTGGCCACGGTGACCGAGGCGGTGGAGCCGGGGTACGTCCCGCGCGACTACTCGTGCCAGTCCAAGCAGGGCGACGGCACGGTGACCACCACGGAGGGGCCGCTCGACCCCGACGACCCGACGTTCGCGCTCCCGGTCGGTCCGGAGTCCATCGTGACCTGCACCCTCCGCAACGACTTCACCTACGAGCCCGGCATCGCCATCACCAAGGTCAACGACCCCCCGTTGGTCCGCGGTGACGGGGGTGGTGAGACCGTGACCTCCACCTACGAGGTCAGCAACACCGGCAACGCCCCCATGGCCCTCACCACGCCCGTCGACGACCGGTGCGCGGGGGTCACCTACGTCTCCGGCGACGTCCCGCCGACCAACTCGTTGCTCGACGTGGACGAGACCTGGACCTACACCTGCGACCGGGTGGTGCAGTCGGCCCTCACCGACCAGCCCGTGAACGTGGTCAACACCGTGACCGTGGCGGGGCGCGACCCGGAGGGCACCCTCCGCACCGCCACCGCCCAGGACGACGTGGACGTCATCACCCCCGACATCGTGATCGACAAGTCCGTCGACCAGACGGTGGTCCTGCCGGGCACGCCGGTGACCTACACCTACGCCGTCCGCACCGACGGGAACGTGGGGCTGACCGGGGTGGCGCCGACCGACGACACCTGCGCCCCGCTGACCTACCAGGCCGGCGACGGGGGGACGGTCGGCTCGCTCGAGCCGGGCGAGGTGTGGACCTACACCTGTGGCGCCACCATCGACGTGGAGACGCTGAACACGGTGACCGTCGAGGGCACGCCGCCACGCGGAGCGGTGGTGCAGGACTCCGACACCGCCCTCGTGCGCGTCGACGACCCCGACCTGCGCCTCACCAAGGACGTCAGCGACGACCAGGTCTTCCCGGGCACGCCCGTCGACTACACCTTCGTGGTCACCAACCCGAGCCAGTCGATCCTCGAGCCGGTGCCGGACCGGGCCGGCTTCGTCCAGGACGACCGGTGCCCACCCGTGTACGACTCCGGCGACGTCGGTGACGACGAGATCCTCGGCCCCGGTGAGTCGTGGACGTACCGGTGCGACGGCGTGGCCATCGGCGACGACACGCTGAACATCGCCCGGGTCGACGCCTACGACGCCGAGGTGGATGTGACCCTCACCCGGCGGGCGGCGGCCCTCGTCGAGGTCCTCACCCCGCAGATCGCCATCCAGAAGGTGGTCTCGGATCCTGTGATCTACAGCGGGGACGACGTCACCTACACCTACGAGGTGACCAACCCGGGCGCCACGGACATCGACGGCACCTTCGTCACTGACGACCGGTGCGCCCCGGTCACCTACACCGGAGGCGACGACGGCGACGGGCTCCTCCAGCCCGGTGAGCTGTGGACCTACGAGTGCACCGCGACGCTGACCAAGGGCGACCCCAGCGGACCGCCCGAGACGGTGGTGAACACCGCCGACGTGGTGGGCACGGCCACCCTCGACGGGGTCACCGGACGCCAGGTCACCGACCGCGACACCGCCGAGGTGCTGCTGATCGAACCTGTGCTGACCCTGGTCAAGGAGGCCGACGCCACCGAGGTGCGGGTCGGTCGGCCCGTGACCTGGACCGTCACCATCACCAACACCGGTGACTCGCCCCTCGTCTACCTGGCCGAGGCCGACACCGACTGCAACCCCTTGACGTACCAGTCCGGTGACGTGGGGGACGACGGCGTGGCCGACGTCGGCGAGGCCTGGGTCTACACCTGCACCGAGCCCCTCTTCGAAGACCGCACCAACACCGCGGGTGTCATCGGCCTCGACGTCCTCGGCGGGACGCTGGTCGCCAGCGACCCCGCCACCGTGACCGTCTACGACGCCGACATCGACCTCGAGAAGAGCGTCGACCCGCAGCTCCTCCCCGAGGGCGAGGTGGCCACCTACACCTTCGTCGTCACCAACCCGGGCACGGATCCGCTGACCGACGTGGGGATCGCCGACACCGACTGCGACCCGCTGACGTTCCAGTCAGGCGATGACGGCGGCGACGGGGTGCTGACACCAGGGGAGGTGTGGACCTACACGTGCACGGCGACCATCGACACCGCAGGGGTCAACGTGGCCGTCGTGCTCGGCCGGGACCACCTGGGCCTGCCGGTGGTCGCCGGGTCCGCAGCCGCCGTCGTGCCCTACCGGGCCGGCATCGCGGTGCAGAAGTCGGCCGAGCCCACTGCGCTGGTCGGTTCCGGCGAGGTCACCTACTCCTACGCGGTCACCAACACCGGCGACGTCCCCCTGGCCGACGTGGTCGACCAGATCACCGACGACACCTGCGCACCGGTCACCTACGTCGGCGGCGACGACGACGGCAACGGCCTGCTGACCGGGGAGGGCGACCTGTTCGAGACGGGACCGCCGGAGACGTGGACCTTCACGTGCGCCACGACCGTCGACCGGGACACCACCAACACCGTCACGGTGACCGGCGACCCGGTCCGACCCGAGGCCGGGGGCCTGACGCCCCTCGGGCCGGCGGTGACCGCCTCCGACACCGCCACGGTGGTGGTCACGGTGCCCCCGACGACCCCGCCGACCGACCCGACCGATCCGACCGACCCCGACGGCCCGCGGCCCCCGGCGGTCGATCCGGCCGGCGGTGACCGCCCGGTCGGGCCCGCAGCGGTCGGCCTCACCGACCTCCGCGGGGACGGCCCCGGCGACGTCGGGTCGGACACCTCGCCGTCGGGGTCGCCCGGCGCGCTGGCCCTGACGGGCGCGGGCCTCGCTCGCCTGCTGGCCCTGGCCCTGGCGCTGGGCCTGGGGGGCCTGGTCGCCCTGCGGGCGCGCCGCCGCCTGGCCGGCGGGTAG
- a CDS encoding alpha/beta hydrolase, whose protein sequence is MVMADRPEVRTASRPVAAVAVVGLAENLVNALARVPFRQPWRGPSGPVQNTGANLTRQVIRSFMGYSTGLPIEEFRSMERTLDSLCKVLLPPWVSGKDHVSLETDEVAGVPGIWARPRAGGSRGTILYLHGGGYIGTSPTMYAAFVGAMVAGTGCEVFIADYRLAPEFPYPAGLHDAADVYAALVRDGVDPGRLVVAGDSGGGGLATSLMGELRERALPSPAALVLFSPEVDLDLDQPSVTDNADRDILPWNIPVTSYLHGVQPNDARVSAAFADPEWFPPTFVAFGADEMFRDGILTFTGHLDGARINTETHEEEGMFHVFPILMPWAGPAKRVFASMDAFVTTHLAPADDPPGAATA, encoded by the coding sequence ATGGTCATGGCCGATCGCCCGGAGGTGCGCACCGCGTCGCGCCCCGTCGCCGCCGTCGCCGTCGTGGGCCTGGCCGAGAACCTGGTGAACGCCCTGGCCCGGGTCCCGTTCCGCCAGCCGTGGCGCGGGCCGTCGGGGCCGGTGCAGAACACCGGGGCCAACCTCACCCGCCAGGTCATCCGGTCGTTCATGGGCTACTCCACCGGTCTCCCCATCGAGGAGTTCCGGTCCATGGAGCGGACCCTCGACAGCCTGTGCAAGGTGCTGCTGCCCCCGTGGGTGTCGGGCAAGGACCACGTCTCCCTGGAGACCGACGAGGTGGCCGGCGTGCCCGGCATCTGGGCCCGGCCCCGCGCCGGTGGGTCCCGGGGCACGATCCTCTACCTGCACGGCGGGGGCTACATCGGCACCTCGCCCACCATGTACGCCGCCTTCGTGGGGGCCATGGTGGCCGGCACCGGCTGCGAGGTGTTCATCGCCGACTACCGCCTGGCCCCCGAGTTCCCCTACCCCGCCGGCCTGCACGACGCGGCCGACGTCTACGCCGCCCTGGTCCGCGACGGGGTCGACCCGGGGAGGTTGGTCGTGGCGGGCGACTCCGGCGGCGGCGGGCTGGCCACCTCGCTCATGGGCGAGCTGCGGGAGCGGGCCCTCCCCTCCCCCGCCGCCCTGGTCCTGTTCTCACCGGAGGTCGACCTCGACCTCGACCAGCCGTCGGTCACCGACAACGCCGACCGCGACATCCTCCCCTGGAACATCCCGGTCACCTCCTACCTGCACGGCGTGCAGCCCAACGACGCCCGGGTGTCGGCCGCCTTCGCCGACCCGGAGTGGTTCCCGCCCACCTTCGTGGCCTTCGGGGCCGACGAGATGTTCCGCGACGGCATCCTCACCTTCACCGGGCACCTCGACGGCGCCCGCATCAACACCGAGACCCACGAGGAGGAGGGCATGTTCCACGTCTTCCCGATCCTCATGCCCTGGGCCGGCCCGGCCAAGCGGGTCTTCGCCTCCATGGACGCCTTCGTCACCACCCACCTGGCCCCGGCCGACGACCCGCCCGGCGCGGCCACCGCCTGA